A genomic window from Alkalihalobacillus sp. AL-G includes:
- the ileS gene encoding isoleucine--tRNA ligase — MNYKETLLMPKTDFPMRGGLPNKEPKIQENWYEKNIYEKVQEKAKGLPKFILHDGPPYANGDIHIGHAENKILKDIIVRYKSMNGFDAPYVPGWDTHGLPIETALAKVKKVNRKEHTVAEFRRMCAEYALEQVERQKEQFKRLGVRGDWENPYITLTKEYEAEQIKVFGEMANKGLIYKGKKPVYWSPSSESAFAEAEIEYQDKRSASIYVSFPVKDGKGVIDEDVSIVIWTTTPWTIPANLGISVHPDYTYVVVETSGNKHLVAEDLLEELTSVLEWEEPKVVKKVKGSDLDRVVASHPFYERDSLVMLSDHVTTDSGTGCVHTAPGHGEDDFRVGKRYDLGILCPVDERGHMTDEAPGFEGMFYDKANKTVTEKLTEAGALLKLEFITHSYPHDWRTKKPIIFRVTDQWFASIKQIREQILNEVKEVKWYPSWGETRLHNMVKDREDWCISRQRAWGVPIPVFYAENGEPILTEETIQHVSDLFREHGSNIWYEWDAKDLLPEGFTSEQSPNGEFVKETDIMDVWFDSGSSHQSVLEERSELVRPADVYLEGTDQYRGWFNSSLSTSVAVTGKAPYKTIITHGFALDGEGRKMSKSIGNVMDPIKVMKQLGADIIRLWVSSVDYQADVRVSDDILKQVSEVYRKVRNTLRFMLGNLNGFDPAKHRVDYEDMNELDQYMLVKVNQLVQRAKDAYDDYQFSTVYNAIHNFCTIELSSFYLDLAKDTLYIEAEDDLKRRSMQTVLYDSVVALTQLVAPILAHTADEVWEYIPGMKEESVQLTSMPEVTDYPNASNLLEKWDEMLDVRDEVLKALENARNEKVIGKSLAASIELYPTEKTKELLETVNDLDKFFIVSEVKISGTMEEAPEESVRFEHVAIVAKAAEGETCDRCWTVTPTVGADTNHPTVCERCATIVTNHYA; from the coding sequence ATGAATTATAAAGAGACATTATTGATGCCGAAAACAGATTTTCCGATGCGAGGCGGGTTACCGAACAAGGAACCGAAAATTCAGGAAAACTGGTATGAAAAAAACATTTACGAAAAGGTTCAAGAAAAGGCGAAGGGCTTACCGAAATTTATTCTTCATGATGGACCTCCTTATGCAAATGGAGATATCCATATAGGTCATGCTGAAAATAAGATCCTGAAGGATATAATCGTCAGATATAAGTCGATGAATGGATTTGATGCTCCTTACGTCCCTGGCTGGGATACGCACGGTCTTCCAATCGAGACCGCGCTCGCCAAAGTAAAAAAGGTCAATCGGAAAGAGCATACTGTAGCAGAGTTCAGAAGAATGTGTGCTGAATATGCTCTAGAACAAGTTGAGAGGCAAAAGGAACAGTTCAAACGACTGGGAGTTCGTGGTGACTGGGAAAATCCATACATCACCTTGACGAAAGAGTATGAGGCCGAACAAATCAAGGTGTTTGGCGAAATGGCAAATAAAGGGCTTATTTACAAAGGTAAAAAGCCCGTTTATTGGTCTCCTTCATCAGAATCTGCTTTTGCCGAAGCAGAAATCGAATACCAAGATAAACGTTCAGCTTCTATTTACGTGTCATTTCCTGTGAAGGATGGAAAAGGAGTCATTGATGAAGATGTATCCATCGTAATATGGACAACGACCCCTTGGACAATTCCAGCCAACCTTGGGATTTCTGTTCACCCCGATTATACGTATGTTGTCGTAGAAACGAGTGGGAACAAACACCTAGTAGCAGAAGACCTCCTTGAGGAACTTACTTCAGTTTTAGAATGGGAGGAGCCAAAAGTTGTTAAGAAAGTGAAGGGTTCTGATCTTGATCGTGTTGTAGCTAGCCATCCGTTTTATGAGCGGGATTCCCTCGTCATGCTTAGTGATCATGTAACTACAGATTCTGGTACTGGTTGTGTTCATACCGCTCCAGGCCATGGGGAAGATGATTTCAGAGTAGGAAAACGATATGACCTTGGTATCCTTTGCCCTGTTGATGAAAGAGGGCACATGACAGATGAGGCACCTGGCTTTGAAGGGATGTTTTATGACAAAGCGAATAAGACGGTGACGGAAAAACTGACAGAAGCTGGAGCTCTTTTAAAATTAGAGTTCATCACACACTCCTATCCGCATGACTGGAGAACGAAAAAGCCGATCATTTTCCGAGTGACAGACCAATGGTTTGCTTCGATTAAACAAATTCGAGAGCAGATTCTAAATGAAGTAAAAGAAGTAAAATGGTATCCATCATGGGGCGAAACACGACTTCATAATATGGTCAAGGATCGGGAGGATTGGTGTATTTCTAGACAGCGTGCATGGGGTGTTCCGATTCCTGTTTTTTACGCGGAAAATGGAGAGCCGATCCTTACGGAGGAAACGATCCAACATGTTTCTGACCTATTCCGTGAACATGGCTCTAACATCTGGTATGAGTGGGACGCGAAGGACCTCCTTCCTGAAGGGTTTACATCTGAGCAAAGTCCGAATGGAGAGTTTGTAAAAGAGACGGATATCATGGATGTTTGGTTTGATTCTGGCTCTTCCCACCAAAGTGTTCTAGAAGAGCGCTCTGAGCTTGTACGACCTGCTGACGTCTATCTTGAAGGAACCGACCAATATCGCGGATGGTTCAACTCTTCTTTATCCACAAGTGTTGCTGTTACAGGTAAAGCACCTTATAAAACAATTATCACACACGGCTTTGCCCTTGACGGTGAAGGACGTAAAATGAGTAAATCGATCGGTAATGTCATGGATCCGATCAAAGTGATGAAACAACTCGGAGCCGACATCATCCGACTTTGGGTATCTTCGGTAGACTATCAAGCCGACGTCAGAGTATCCGATGACATTTTAAAGCAAGTATCTGAAGTGTACCGGAAAGTTCGTAACACATTACGATTCATGCTCGGAAACTTGAACGGGTTTGACCCTGCCAAGCATCGTGTTGATTATGAAGACATGAATGAATTGGATCAATACATGCTCGTAAAAGTGAATCAGCTGGTGCAGCGTGCGAAGGATGCTTACGATGATTATCAATTCTCAACGGTTTATAATGCAATCCACAACTTCTGTACGATTGAATTAAGTTCGTTTTACTTGGATCTTGCAAAGGACACACTTTATATCGAAGCTGAGGATGATCTTAAGCGTCGCTCGATGCAAACAGTCCTATACGATAGTGTTGTTGCCTTGACGCAGCTTGTAGCTCCGATTCTGGCTCATACAGCTGATGAGGTGTGGGAGTACATTCCGGGCATGAAGGAAGAAAGCGTACAATTGACATCGATGCCAGAAGTAACGGATTATCCGAATGCTTCAAATTTGCTTGAAAAATGGGATGAAATGCTGGATGTCCGTGACGAGGTGCTCAAAGCATTAGAGAATGCACGAAATGAAAAAGTGATTGGAAAATCACTTGCAGCTTCAATTGAGCTGTATCCAACTGAGAAAACGAAGGAACTTCTTGAAACCGTAAACGACCTTGATAAGTTCTTCATCGTTTCTGAGGTGAAAATTTCGGGCACGATGGAAGAAGCTCCGGAAGAATCAGTTCGATTTGAACATGTAGCAATCGTCGCAAAGGCTGCAGAAGGGGAAACGTGTGACCGTTGCTGGACGGTCACACCTACTGTCGGCGCCGATACGAACCACCCTACTGTCTGTGAACGCTGTGCAACGATCGTAACAAACCATTACGCATAA
- a CDS encoding YggS family pyridoxal phosphate-dependent enzyme has product MRIQENLEHIRRNIKDACKMSGRNPDDVTIIAVTKYVSVDTARKAISAGIKHLGENRDEGFLHKKNEISEDAIWHFIGTLQSRKVKDIINEIDYLHALDRISLAKEIQKRATGITKCFVQVNVSGEVSKHGLQPEEVVPFIQKISQYDRIQVVGLMTMAPHIDNENRLRQIFRDLKQLQKEVQALRHIHAPCTELSMGMSNDYSIAVEEGASYIRIGTSLVGKEM; this is encoded by the coding sequence TTGAGAATTCAGGAAAATCTGGAGCATATTCGCAGGAATATAAAGGATGCTTGTAAAATGTCTGGTCGCAATCCTGATGACGTCACCATTATTGCTGTAACGAAATATGTGAGTGTGGATACAGCTAGAAAAGCGATATCAGCAGGGATAAAGCATCTCGGTGAAAATCGGGATGAAGGATTTTTACATAAGAAAAATGAAATCTCAGAGGATGCCATCTGGCACTTTATTGGTACTCTTCAATCAAGAAAAGTCAAAGATATTATCAATGAGATTGATTACCTCCATGCGTTAGACAGAATTTCGTTGGCGAAGGAAATTCAGAAGCGAGCAACAGGAATAACCAAATGTTTTGTCCAAGTGAATGTTTCGGGTGAGGTTTCTAAACATGGTCTACAACCTGAAGAAGTTGTACCTTTTATTCAAAAGATCTCGCAATATGATCGGATTCAAGTCGTCGGGCTAATGACGATGGCACCTCATATTGATAATGAAAACCGACTACGTCAAATATTCAGGGACCTTAAACAGTTACAAAAAGAAGTACAAGCCCTCAGACATATTCATGCACCATGTACTGAGCTATCGATGGGCATGTCAAATGATTATTCAATTGCCGTTGAAGAAGGCGCATCGTATATTCGGATCGGGACTTCTTTAGTTGGTAAAGAAATGTAA
- a CDS encoding solute carrier family 23 protein has translation MNKNESVGIREIPKPGKWLALSLQHIFAMFGATILVPFLVGLSPAVALISGGLGTLAYLLITRGRIPAYLGSSFAFIAPIISAKMAGGFEAAMVGCFFAGLVYGIVALLIHKYGLNWLLQLLPPVVAGPVIIVIGLGLAGTAVDMAMFIPGSEEYSLMHLSVALITLAITIIASIYFKGFFSLVPILFGILAGYIYAFIIGLVDLAPVREAQWFQVPDLMVPFVTYTPTFSWGVIAIIVPVATVTLTEHIGHQMVLSKVVGKNFMETPLLKRSILGDGVATMIASLIGGPPNTTYGENIGVLAITKVFSIFVIGGAAVIAVLFGFIGKISALISTIPTAVMGGVSILLFGIIASSGLRMMIDSKVDLGEKRNLIISSVILVLGIGGAFIQVSDELQIAGMSLAAFVGVLLNLILPGREKQGLNMEMFEETTTEKSDGSAA, from the coding sequence ATGAACAAAAATGAATCAGTCGGAATCAGAGAAATACCGAAACCAGGTAAGTGGCTAGCGCTAAGTCTCCAGCACATATTCGCGATGTTCGGGGCAACGATCTTAGTACCCTTTCTTGTAGGGTTGAGCCCGGCTGTCGCACTCATATCAGGAGGTTTAGGAACACTTGCTTATCTGCTCATAACAAGAGGGCGAATCCCAGCGTATTTAGGGTCATCATTCGCGTTTATCGCACCAATCATTTCTGCAAAAATGGCAGGCGGGTTTGAAGCTGCGATGGTCGGGTGTTTCTTTGCTGGACTTGTATATGGAATAGTAGCATTACTCATTCATAAATATGGCTTGAACTGGTTATTGCAGCTCTTGCCACCGGTGGTCGCTGGACCGGTCATTATTGTCATCGGTCTTGGGTTGGCAGGAACAGCTGTCGACATGGCAATGTTTATACCAGGGTCAGAAGAATACAGCCTGATGCATCTATCAGTTGCACTTATCACACTTGCAATCACGATTATCGCGTCCATCTATTTTAAAGGATTCTTCAGCCTCGTTCCTATCTTGTTTGGAATTCTAGCCGGCTACATTTATGCTTTTATCATCGGTTTGGTCGATCTGGCACCTGTCCGTGAAGCGCAGTGGTTCCAAGTTCCTGATTTAATGGTTCCGTTCGTTACCTACACTCCAACCTTTTCTTGGGGAGTTATAGCTATCATCGTCCCTGTTGCAACAGTAACCCTTACTGAGCATATCGGGCACCAGATGGTTTTAAGTAAAGTAGTCGGTAAAAACTTTATGGAAACCCCATTGCTGAAGCGATCAATTCTTGGGGATGGAGTTGCAACAATGATCGCTTCCTTAATCGGCGGACCGCCAAACACAACGTATGGGGAAAATATCGGAGTACTTGCGATTACAAAGGTTTTCAGCATCTTTGTTATCGGGGGTGCAGCTGTCATTGCAGTCCTGTTCGGATTCATCGGAAAAATATCTGCTTTAATCAGTACGATTCCAACTGCTGTCATGGGAGGCGTCTCGATTCTGCTGTTCGGAATCATCGCATCGTCTGGCTTGAGGATGATGATTGACAGCAAAGTAGATCTTGGTGAGAAACGTAACCTGATCATCTCCTCTGTCATTCTAGTACTAGGAATCGGTGGGGCTTTTATTCAAGTAAGTGATGAGCTTCAAATTGCAGGAATGTCACTTGCTGCCTTTGTTGGAGTACTACTCAACCTGATTCTCCCTGGTCGGGAAAAACAGGGATTGAATATGGAAATGTTTGAAGAAACGACAACTGAAAAATCTGATGGTTCAGCGGCGTAA
- a CDS encoding YggT family protein, whose amino-acid sequence MIETIVIYALQAYQWMLIIYIFLSWVPNARESSFGQFLSSICEPFLAPFRKIIPPLGMIDLSPIAAFISLSFAMSGVGYLFDLF is encoded by the coding sequence ATGATTGAAACTATCGTTATATATGCCTTACAAGCTTATCAATGGATGCTTATCATTTATATTTTCTTGTCCTGGGTACCGAATGCAAGAGAGTCTTCATTTGGTCAGTTCCTCTCTTCGATTTGTGAGCCGTTCCTTGCACCATTTAGAAAAATCATTCCACCACTTGGGATGATTGACTTATCACCAATTGCAGCCTTCATTTCACTGAGTTTTGCAATGAGTGGTGTAGGTTATTTGTTTGATCTATTTTAG
- the lspA gene encoding signal peptidase II — MRYYIIALIVVIIDQITKWFIVSKMNITESITVVSDFFYITSHRNRGAAFGILQGQMWLFFIVTIIVLIAVVYYMQTEAKGKPFLSSSLGLILGGAIGNFIDRMLRGEVVDFLNFYFGAYNFPIFNIADSALVVGVSMIAIALMMESKESKEISDESDSNESSRQV, encoded by the coding sequence ATGCGTTATTACATAATAGCTTTAATCGTAGTCATTATCGATCAAATTACAAAATGGTTCATCGTTTCCAAAATGAACATCACTGAGTCCATTACCGTCGTATCGGATTTCTTTTATATAACCTCACACCGGAATAGAGGTGCTGCATTTGGCATCCTGCAGGGGCAGATGTGGTTGTTCTTCATTGTTACGATCATCGTCCTTATTGCAGTCGTATACTATATGCAGACTGAGGCAAAAGGAAAGCCCTTTTTAAGTTCATCACTTGGCCTTATACTCGGCGGAGCCATCGGAAATTTTATCGATCGGATGCTTAGAGGGGAAGTAGTGGACTTCCTCAATTTTTATTTTGGCGCTTATAATTTCCCGATTTTTAACATTGCTGATTCAGCATTAGTAGTGGGTGTCAGTATGATTGCAATCGCATTAATGATGGAAAGTAAAGAATCAAAGGAGATATCAGATGAATCAGATTCAAATGAAAGTTCCCGACAAGTATGA
- a CDS encoding RluA family pseudouridine synthase translates to MNQIQMKVPDKYEHQRIDKVIANLQEDISRTQIQQWIKEKRITINGTEIKTNYKCIAGDQILIDVPEPEPLEVIPEQMDLDIVYEDNDVIVVNKPRGMVVHPAPGHMTGTLVNGIMAHCKDLSGINGVLRPGIVHRIDKDTTGLLAVAKNDQSHKHLGEQMKAKTATRKYKAIVHGVIPHNKGTVDAPIGRDKRDRQKMTVTDENSRDAVTHFNVLERFSKYTYIECILETGRTHQIRVHMDYIGFQMAGDPKYGPKKTLPIEGQALHAETLGFVHPRTEQYMEFSAELPNDMKRLLDELRRNLV, encoded by the coding sequence ATGAATCAGATTCAAATGAAAGTTCCCGACAAGTATGAACACCAACGGATAGACAAAGTCATTGCCAACCTGCAAGAGGATATTTCCAGAACGCAAATTCAACAGTGGATAAAAGAAAAGCGGATAACCATTAACGGGACCGAAATAAAAACGAATTATAAATGCATCGCTGGTGATCAAATTCTCATTGATGTTCCAGAACCAGAACCGTTAGAAGTGATACCAGAACAAATGGACCTGGATATTGTGTATGAGGATAACGATGTAATCGTTGTGAATAAACCAAGAGGCATGGTCGTTCACCCCGCACCAGGTCATATGACTGGAACATTAGTCAATGGGATAATGGCGCATTGTAAAGACCTTTCAGGCATAAACGGCGTCCTTCGTCCAGGTATTGTCCATCGGATCGATAAGGATACAACTGGCCTTCTCGCCGTTGCCAAAAATGATCAGTCCCACAAACATTTAGGTGAACAAATGAAAGCAAAAACGGCCACACGGAAATATAAAGCAATTGTTCATGGGGTGATCCCGCATAATAAAGGAACTGTCGATGCACCGATTGGAAGGGACAAAAGGGATCGGCAAAAAATGACCGTAACAGATGAGAACAGCCGGGATGCCGTGACGCATTTCAATGTACTTGAACGGTTTTCAAAGTATACGTATATCGAATGTATTCTTGAAACGGGCAGAACCCACCAGATTCGTGTTCATATGGATTATATCGGCTTTCAAATGGCTGGTGATCCAAAATACGGTCCGAAAAAAACGTTACCGATCGAGGGACAGGCATTACATGCAGAAACATTAGGGTTCGTTCATCCACGCACCGAACAATACATGGAATTCTCTGCAGAACTGCCGAATGATATGAAACGGCTCCTTGATGAACTTCGTCGAAATTTAGTTTGA
- the pyrR gene encoding bifunctional pyr operon transcriptional regulator/uracil phosphoribosyltransferase PyrR, with protein sequence MKEKTILLDQQAIKRALTRIAHEILERNKGTENLLLVGIKTRGVFLADRLGEKIEQIEGEKVDSGEIDITLYRDDLSKKTDDDQPLLKGTDIPIDVTNKTVILVDDVLYTGRTVRAAMDAVMDLGRPSQIQLAVLVDRGHRELPIRSDYVGKNVPTSREEIVSVDLKEIDDKDQVSIK encoded by the coding sequence ATGAAGGAAAAGACGATTCTGTTGGATCAACAAGCTATTAAGCGGGCTTTGACGAGAATTGCGCATGAAATATTGGAGCGCAATAAAGGAACAGAAAACCTGCTCCTTGTCGGAATCAAGACTCGTGGTGTTTTCTTGGCTGATCGGCTCGGCGAAAAAATCGAGCAAATTGAAGGTGAAAAAGTAGATAGCGGAGAAATTGACATAACCCTCTATCGGGATGATTTATCTAAGAAAACCGATGATGACCAGCCGCTCTTGAAAGGGACCGATATCCCGATTGATGTCACTAACAAGACGGTGATTCTTGTTGATGATGTACTCTACACAGGAAGAACGGTACGAGCCGCGATGGATGCGGTAATGGACCTTGGCAGACCTTCACAAATACAACTAGCGGTATTAGTGGATAGAGGTCATCGAGAGTTACCGATTCGATCTGATTATGTTGGAAAAAATGTACCCACTTCACGTGAAGAAATCGTAAGCGTTGACTTGAAAGAGATAGACGATAAGGACCAAGTAAGCATTAAATAG
- a CDS encoding DivIVA domain-containing protein: MSLTPLDIHNKEFNRGFRGYDEDEVNEFLDQVIKDYEAVIREKKDLHEKLSKLDEKLSYFTNIEETLNKSIIVAQETGEEVKRNANKEARLIVKEAEKNADRIINEALSKSRRIMLDIEELKKQSSVYRTRFRMLIEAQLEMLKNEDWDGLKPSSEDDDEQSLHLEELKS; encoded by the coding sequence ATGTCTTTAACACCATTAGACATTCATAACAAAGAGTTTAACCGCGGTTTTCGTGGATACGATGAAGATGAAGTAAATGAATTTCTCGATCAAGTGATTAAGGATTATGAAGCTGTTATACGGGAAAAGAAAGACCTTCATGAAAAACTTTCTAAATTGGATGAAAAACTTTCTTATTTTACCAATATTGAAGAGACGCTGAATAAATCAATTATTGTAGCACAAGAAACTGGTGAAGAAGTTAAACGGAATGCAAATAAAGAAGCAAGATTGATTGTTAAAGAAGCTGAGAAAAATGCAGACCGTATAATTAATGAAGCGTTATCGAAATCAAGAAGGATCATGCTCGATATTGAAGAACTGAAAAAACAATCTTCGGTTTATCGTACAAGATTCCGAATGCTTATCGAGGCACAGCTTGAAATGTTAAAGAATGAAGATTGGGATGGATTGAAGCCTTCTTCTGAGGACGATGATGAACAGAGTCTTCATTTGGAGGAGTTAAAGTCCTAA
- a CDS encoding cell division protein SepF yields the protein MGIKSRLKHFFALDDEIDEEQYEIDSSSEEDLHSMTRYRKDQKSQNIVSLQSVQKQVKVVLVEPRLYSEAQEIADQLTNRRAIVMNLQRIPLDQAKRIVDFLSGTVYAIGGDIQKLGPNTFLCTPDNVDVSGMISEMNEEE from the coding sequence ATGGGAATCAAATCAAGGTTAAAGCATTTTTTCGCACTCGATGACGAGATTGATGAGGAACAATACGAAATTGACTCCTCAAGTGAAGAAGATTTACACTCGATGACACGTTATCGGAAGGATCAAAAAAGTCAAAACATCGTAAGCCTGCAAAGTGTCCAGAAACAGGTCAAAGTTGTGTTGGTAGAACCAAGGCTTTACTCAGAGGCCCAAGAAATCGCGGACCAATTGACGAACAGGCGCGCAATCGTTATGAATTTGCAACGAATTCCTCTAGATCAGGCTAAACGTATTGTGGATTTTCTGAGCGGTACCGTTTATGCGATCGGCGGGGATATCCAAAAATTAGGTCCGAATACGTTTTTATGTACGCCGGATAATGTCGATGTTTCCGGAATGATTTCCGAGATGAATGAAGAAGAATAG
- the pgeF gene encoding peptidoglycan editing factor PgeF, whose protein sequence is MKELFVRASEYHFKISPFTSNNSGTSTAAGISTRHGGVSSSPYHALNLGLHVGDCTEDVVENRHRLAKEVGIPLSRWVFGEQVHAATIHKVTARDCGKGSKSCETGIMGVDGFYTRESKLVLAAAFADCVPLFFSTKQTSLIGIAHAGWKGTVSQIGSKMVNMWVVDEKMRVEDIEVVIGPSIQACCYEVDDRVISKVNEVLHPGDPLPYTINQNGTYQLNLQQLNKLILIKAGVLSEKIQVSSRCTSCQVDNFFSHRKENGKTGRMLAFIANHKGEGDVTI, encoded by the coding sequence TTGAAGGAATTATTCGTACGTGCAAGTGAATATCATTTTAAAATTTCGCCTTTTACTAGTAATAACAGTGGAACTTCAACTGCTGCGGGAATTTCGACTAGACATGGTGGAGTGAGTTCTTCCCCCTATCATGCGCTGAATTTAGGATTACACGTCGGTGATTGTACAGAAGATGTAGTCGAAAATCGCCATCGACTTGCAAAAGAAGTGGGCATCCCTTTGAGTCGATGGGTATTTGGTGAGCAGGTCCATGCAGCTACAATCCATAAAGTAACTGCACGTGATTGTGGTAAGGGTTCAAAGTCATGCGAAACGGGTATTATGGGAGTAGATGGTTTTTATACGAGAGAATCAAAGCTTGTACTCGCCGCTGCATTTGCGGATTGTGTACCCTTGTTTTTCTCAACAAAGCAAACGTCTCTCATTGGTATTGCTCATGCGGGCTGGAAAGGAACAGTAAGTCAGATTGGCAGCAAGATGGTAAACATGTGGGTTGTAGATGAAAAGATGAGGGTTGAAGATATTGAAGTAGTCATAGGACCTTCCATCCAAGCCTGCTGCTATGAAGTGGATGATCGTGTCATTTCAAAAGTGAACGAGGTTTTACACCCAGGTGATCCACTTCCTTATACAATCAATCAAAATGGCACGTATCAGTTGAACCTTCAACAATTAAACAAGCTGATCTTGATAAAAGCAGGTGTTTTGTCAGAGAAGATTCAAGTTTCATCACGATGTACAAGCTGTCAAGTTGATAATTTCTTCTCCCATCGTAAAGAAAACGGGAAGACAGGTAGAATGCTTGCCTTCATCGCTAATCATAAAGGAGAGGGGGACGTCACGATTTGA
- a CDS encoding RNA-binding protein has product MKLYQHFRPEEQPFVDQILEWHRMVLDQYSLKKTDFLDPRERFILESVIGKNEEVHFSFWEGYNNIERTRGVLYPNFLEPDYEDYDVQCYQLEYPHKFVTVQHPDVLGALMNLGLRREKFGDILVNGETIQLIVAKEISEYVELNLTAVGKVKVELRKIDSTELHTPDEQWNEQSGTVSSLRLDAILAEAFHLSRSKVGPYIQGKKVKLNWKLIEQTSVELQQGDTISVRGLGRAKLLQIDGQTKKEKWRIVLGIKKSK; this is encoded by the coding sequence ATGAAATTATACCAGCATTTTAGACCTGAGGAACAACCGTTTGTCGACCAGATCCTTGAATGGCACAGGATGGTACTTGATCAATATTCACTTAAAAAAACGGATTTCTTGGATCCTAGAGAACGGTTTATCCTAGAATCCGTAATCGGAAAAAATGAAGAGGTGCACTTTTCCTTTTGGGAAGGATACAACAATATTGAACGTACAAGAGGAGTGCTGTACCCCAATTTTTTGGAACCGGATTATGAAGATTATGATGTTCAATGCTATCAGCTCGAATATCCACACAAATTTGTTACGGTTCAACATCCTGATGTTTTAGGAGCTTTGATGAATTTAGGTCTTAGAAGGGAAAAGTTCGGAGATATTCTTGTCAATGGGGAAACGATTCAACTAATCGTCGCAAAGGAAATCTCTGAATACGTTGAATTGAATCTTACCGCAGTTGGAAAAGTAAAAGTTGAATTGCGAAAAATCGATTCAACTGAACTCCATACTCCAGACGAACAATGGAATGAACAAAGTGGTACAGTATCTTCATTACGCCTTGATGCCATTCTAGCAGAGGCATTTCATCTCTCAAGATCAAAGGTGGGTCCATACATACAAGGGAAGAAAGTTAAATTGAACTGGAAGCTGATTGAACAAACCTCGGTTGAACTTCAACAAGGTGATACAATTTCGGTCCGAGGACTAGGTCGTGCAAAACTTTTACAGATCGATGGACAGACGAAGAAAGAAAAATGGAGAATTGTATTAGGAATAAAAAAATCTAAATGA
- a CDS encoding TraR/DksA C4-type zinc finger protein yields the protein MNYDHLKQKLLKRKQEIEQEFEQNDQFGLERGFASDMSSGELSQYDNHPADSGTELYEREKDIALKGHLEEELSDIKYSLQQMQKGTYGTCEVTGKQIPIERLEALPTARTTKEASPNQQISDDRPVEEEVLTSMEEEYYTGSDETEYNEQNTYQEVASFNENSMTYEDSSIIDNQDGVGYVEEYEQFVSTGIDGYTGDENIHFQRNVQYDQYMNEQENIDEEENNQ from the coding sequence ATGAATTACGACCATCTAAAACAAAAACTACTCAAACGAAAACAAGAAATTGAACAAGAATTCGAACAAAATGATCAGTTTGGATTAGAGCGAGGATTCGCAAGTGATATGTCGTCAGGTGAACTGTCGCAATATGATAATCATCCTGCGGATTCGGGTACAGAGCTTTACGAACGGGAAAAGGATATCGCCTTGAAAGGTCACTTGGAAGAAGAGCTTTCAGATATCAAATATTCACTGCAACAAATGCAAAAAGGAACATATGGAACATGTGAAGTTACCGGAAAACAGATCCCGATTGAACGGCTGGAGGCTTTACCAACAGCCCGTACGACTAAAGAAGCATCACCGAATCAACAGATCTCGGATGATCGTCCTGTGGAGGAAGAGGTCCTCACTTCCATGGAGGAAGAATATTATACAGGAAGCGATGAAACCGAATATAATGAACAGAATACGTATCAGGAAGTAGCATCCTTTAATGAAAACAGTATGACCTATGAGGACTCATCCATAATCGACAATCAGGATGGCGTCGGCTATGTTGAGGAATATGAGCAATTTGTTTCAACCGGCATTGATGGTTATACCGGGGATGAAAACATTCATTTTCAGAGAAATGTCCAATATGATCAATACATGAATGAACAAGAAAATATTGATGAAGAAGAAAATAATCAATAG